Proteins encoded together in one Synechococcus sp. BL107 window:
- the leuS gene encoding leucine--tRNA ligase: protein MNAASSSASANSPLQENRYDPSALEQRWRARWKDQGLDTTEAESNKPGFFALSMFPYPSGSLHMGHVRNYVITDVIARVQRMRGDSVLHPMGWDAFGLPAENAAIERNIDPGEWTDRNIDQMRDQLDRLGLSIDWDREQATCHSDYYRWTQWLFLELFDGGLAYRKNATVNWDPVDQTVLANEQVDADGRSWRSGALVEQRQLNQWFLRITDYAEALLNDLDKLKGWPERVRTMQANWIGRSEGAEITFQVTGSSQQSITVFTTRPDTLSGASYVVLAPEHQLVDGLTTEEHLASVDQFRKQVARLSTIERTSDEMPKQGVATGACVTNPLTGEQLPVWIADYVLADYGTGAVMGVPAHDQRDIQFAKANGLAVRQVIDAEGAKEAIEAGKAWTEPGTLINSGLFDGQPSNQGKASITAHGETAGWATRKVTYRLRDWLISRQRYWGCPIPVIHCPTCGVVPVPREDLPVELPRGIDLSGKGGSPLSQQTDWVNVTCPCCGGAAKRETDTMDTFMCSSWYFLRFADPHNTEQPFSKEAVSRWLPVKQYVGGIEHAILHLLYSRFFTKALRDRGLIDIDEPFERLLTQGMVQAITYRNPTTGKYIATADVSDPNDPHDPTTGDKLEVLFEKMSKSKYNGVDPAAVIDRYGADTARMFILFKAPPEKDLEWDDADVEGQFRFLQRLWRLVESASTTLTNLNTTDCPENLTVQEADVRRALHLAIDAVSDDLNDEIQLNTAISELMKLSNTITSSGPDRLRSPILQEALSGLIRLLAPFAPHIAEEFWSRLGGEGSVHQQSWPSVDPSALIQDTISIVIQVKGKVRGSIQAPADADKATLESMALSSDVASKWLEGAPPKRVIVVPGKLVNLVP from the coding sequence GTGAACGCTGCCTCTTCTTCAGCTTCAGCCAATAGCCCCCTGCAGGAGAACCGATACGACCCCTCGGCCCTTGAACAGCGATGGAGAGCCCGATGGAAAGACCAAGGGCTGGACACCACTGAGGCCGAGTCCAACAAACCGGGCTTCTTTGCCCTTTCGATGTTTCCGTACCCATCAGGAAGCCTGCACATGGGCCATGTGCGGAACTACGTGATCACTGATGTCATCGCTCGTGTCCAGCGGATGCGCGGGGATTCCGTATTGCATCCCATGGGCTGGGACGCCTTCGGATTGCCCGCAGAAAATGCTGCCATCGAACGCAATATTGACCCCGGTGAATGGACGGACCGAAATATCGACCAAATGCGAGACCAACTCGATCGACTCGGACTATCCATCGATTGGGATCGCGAACAAGCCACGTGTCATAGCGATTACTACCGCTGGACCCAGTGGCTCTTCCTCGAATTATTCGATGGCGGACTGGCGTACAGAAAAAACGCAACGGTGAACTGGGATCCGGTGGATCAGACGGTGCTGGCTAACGAGCAGGTGGATGCCGATGGCCGTTCCTGGCGTTCAGGAGCACTGGTCGAACAACGCCAGCTCAACCAGTGGTTCCTTCGAATTACCGATTACGCCGAAGCCTTGCTGAACGACCTCGACAAGCTGAAGGGTTGGCCTGAACGGGTCCGAACCATGCAAGCCAACTGGATTGGGCGGTCAGAAGGGGCCGAAATCACATTCCAAGTGACTGGGTCGAGTCAACAATCAATCACGGTGTTCACCACGCGACCCGACACCTTATCGGGGGCTAGTTACGTGGTGTTGGCCCCAGAACATCAATTGGTGGACGGGCTCACAACGGAAGAGCACCTGGCTTCCGTTGATCAGTTTCGAAAGCAAGTTGCTCGCCTCAGCACGATTGAACGCACCAGTGACGAAATGCCCAAGCAAGGGGTTGCCACTGGAGCCTGCGTCACAAACCCACTCACTGGCGAACAACTGCCGGTCTGGATCGCCGATTACGTCTTGGCCGACTACGGAACTGGTGCGGTGATGGGCGTACCGGCTCACGACCAACGGGACATCCAGTTCGCGAAGGCCAATGGATTGGCGGTCCGTCAGGTGATCGATGCCGAGGGTGCCAAAGAAGCGATCGAAGCAGGAAAGGCGTGGACAGAGCCAGGAACGCTGATCAACTCCGGTTTGTTTGATGGCCAGCCCTCAAACCAAGGCAAGGCATCGATCACGGCCCATGGAGAGACGGCCGGATGGGCCACCAGAAAGGTGACCTACAGACTGCGTGACTGGTTGATTTCACGGCAACGGTATTGGGGCTGCCCAATCCCAGTAATCCATTGTCCCACCTGCGGTGTTGTACCCGTACCCAGGGAGGATTTGCCGGTGGAATTACCCCGAGGCATCGATCTGTCTGGGAAAGGGGGATCCCCTTTGAGCCAACAAACCGATTGGGTCAACGTGACCTGCCCTTGCTGTGGTGGTGCCGCCAAGCGTGAAACCGACACCATGGACACCTTCATGTGCTCGTCCTGGTATTTCCTGCGCTTTGCTGATCCCCACAACACTGAACAACCCTTCAGCAAGGAGGCCGTCAGTCGTTGGTTACCGGTGAAGCAATACGTGGGAGGGATTGAACATGCCATCCTCCATCTCCTTTATTCGAGATTTTTTACCAAGGCACTCCGAGATCGTGGACTCATTGATATCGATGAGCCCTTCGAACGTCTACTCACCCAGGGGATGGTGCAGGCCATTACCTATCGAAATCCGACCACTGGTAAGTACATCGCAACAGCAGATGTGAGCGATCCCAATGATCCGCACGATCCAACTACTGGCGACAAACTCGAGGTGTTGTTCGAGAAAATGTCGAAGTCGAAGTACAACGGCGTTGATCCGGCAGCAGTTATCGATCGCTATGGCGCCGATACCGCACGCATGTTCATCTTGTTCAAAGCACCTCCCGAGAAGGATCTCGAGTGGGATGACGCTGATGTTGAGGGGCAATTCAGATTTCTGCAGCGACTCTGGCGTTTGGTTGAGAGTGCGTCAACAACGCTGACCAATCTGAATACAACGGACTGTCCAGAAAATTTGACGGTTCAGGAAGCCGATGTTCGTCGAGCCCTTCACTTAGCGATTGATGCGGTTAGTGATGATCTCAACGATGAAATTCAGCTGAATACAGCCATTTCTGAATTAATGAAGTTGTCGAACACGATCACATCATCGGGACCTGATCGTCTTCGTTCTCCCATCCTCCAGGAGGCACTATCTGGCCTGATTCGATTGCTAGCTCCCTTTGCACCGCACATTGCCGAGGAGTTCTGGAGTCGTCTCGGTGGTGAGGGCAGCGTGCATCAACAGAGCTGGCCCTCGGTGGATCCCAGCGCATTAATCCAAGACACCATTTCCATCGTGATCCAAGTGAAGGGCAAAGTTCGTGGGAGTATCCAAGCGCCAGCTGATGCAGACAAGGCAACACTTGAATCCATGGCGCTATCCAGCGATGTAGCCAGTAAGTGGCTTGAGGGAGCACCACCAAAACGAGTCATTGTTGTTCCTGGAAAACTCGTTAATCTTGTACCATAA
- the purN gene encoding phosphoribosylglycinamide formyltransferase — protein MTPLRIGVMASGNGSNFEAIVQAIQAGRLGADIPLLVVNNKNCGAHQRADRFGIPVEVVDHRGYTDREALDRELVSLFQAQQVDVVVMAGWMRIVTDVLVDAFPERLVNIHPSLLPSFRGLDAVGQALQAGVSISGCTVHIVTADLDAGPILAQAAVPVLAADTHASLSGRVQKQEHVLLPATLQQNAHRWRQG, from the coding sequence ATGACCCCGTTAAGGATCGGAGTGATGGCCTCCGGTAATGGAAGCAATTTTGAAGCGATCGTCCAGGCCATTCAGGCCGGACGCCTTGGGGCAGACATTCCACTTTTGGTGGTTAACAACAAAAACTGCGGCGCCCACCAGCGGGCTGATCGCTTTGGCATTCCTGTCGAAGTGGTTGACCATCGTGGCTACACGGATCGAGAAGCCCTCGATCGTGAGCTGGTTTCCCTCTTTCAAGCTCAGCAAGTGGACGTTGTGGTGATGGCCGGATGGATGCGGATCGTGACCGATGTATTGGTGGATGCCTTTCCGGAACGACTGGTGAACATCCATCCGTCACTCCTGCCTAGTTTCCGTGGACTCGATGCTGTGGGACAAGCCCTTCAAGCAGGGGTGTCGATCAGTGGCTGCACGGTGCACATCGTCACCGCCGACCTTGATGCCGGACCGATCCTTGCTCAAGCCGCGGTTCCAGTGCTCGCAGCCGATACCCACGCCTCGCTTTCAGGACGCGTGCAAAAGCAAGAACACGTTTTGCTGCCAGCAACGCTGCAGCAAAACGCTCACCGCTGGCGTCAGGGGTAG
- a CDS encoding DUF1995 family protein, producing the protein MTSMNDATSSLPADLLMAEAQLQDAVVAALASGSARRWSANLRFENLRILPVALRLARALLAKDCPVCIVWPDAGAAALARRDADDLSAITMDFNQLKRMESSSPDERVLLAVGPQPSDYDEFEAVCEDHAGPVLMLNGRLEDAAVGIGSVARERRRGFVATWQQAYWLQPLDGGALFRSYPETWQLFRLDPDGYRPLSSFETRPDPETIAAVLAGEDPDGLKQQLKSVDRFLDGLQN; encoded by the coding sequence ATGACATCGATGAACGACGCAACAAGCTCGCTGCCAGCTGACCTGTTGATGGCGGAAGCACAACTTCAGGATGCGGTTGTTGCAGCACTTGCCTCCGGTTCAGCACGTCGCTGGTCCGCCAATCTTCGCTTTGAAAATCTACGGATTCTTCCCGTAGCACTCAGGCTTGCCCGCGCCCTGTTGGCCAAGGATTGTCCAGTTTGCATTGTGTGGCCGGATGCTGGTGCTGCGGCTTTAGCGCGGCGCGATGCGGACGACCTCAGTGCCATCACGATGGATTTCAATCAGCTGAAGCGGATGGAGTCGAGCAGTCCTGATGAGCGAGTTTTGTTGGCGGTTGGTCCTCAGCCTTCGGATTACGACGAATTTGAGGCGGTGTGTGAGGACCACGCCGGCCCGGTATTGATGCTCAACGGCCGCTTGGAAGATGCCGCCGTGGGGATTGGAAGCGTGGCCCGGGAGCGTCGACGCGGTTTTGTTGCCACCTGGCAGCAGGCGTATTGGCTTCAACCGCTGGACGGGGGAGCTCTGTTTAGGTCCTATCCCGAAACTTGGCAGTTGTTTCGCTTGGATCCGGATGGGTATCGCCCGCTGTCGTCCTTCGAAACTCGCCCAGATCCAGAAACGATTGCTGCCGTTTTGGCTGGTGAGGATCCAGATGGCTTGAAGCAGCAGCTCAAAAGCGTCGACCGCTTTCTCGATGGGCTTCAAAATTGA
- a CDS encoding N-acetylmuramoyl-L-alanine amidase has product MVQNFLNRCREQPFSLLRRHQKTALSALAIGSIGFVVLGWSLIDGRMLSLVFDRPSLLELLDQVSEDKGTKRKPSPLGSVPVAPLSRSWRSPLARQCSSIDKGIRSRLLTLQKRSGSWRTFVPIDSTNFGKRFSEDAFGRRLDPSPRVIVLHETVYSVSSAVNTFQTPHPRDEDQVSYHTLISRDGRVLDLVDPLMRAYGAGYSAFLGEWAITNKRLKGSVNNFALHLSLETPSSGAHGGSGHSGYSSQQYDALALVLSGWMKAFNLSPTSVTTHRHVDIGGERADPRSFDWSALQGRLAALGDLCVP; this is encoded by the coding sequence ATGGTTCAAAACTTTCTGAACCGTTGCCGAGAGCAACCTTTTTCGCTTTTACGACGTCATCAAAAAACTGCTCTGTCAGCACTTGCCATTGGCTCAATCGGTTTTGTCGTGCTGGGTTGGTCGCTGATTGATGGCCGGATGCTCTCGCTTGTTTTTGATCGTCCTTCGTTGTTGGAATTACTCGACCAGGTGAGTGAGGACAAGGGCACTAAGCGCAAGCCGTCTCCGCTTGGATCTGTGCCAGTCGCACCCCTTTCCCGTTCGTGGCGTTCGCCGTTGGCTCGCCAATGCTCGAGCATCGATAAAGGCATTCGATCCCGGTTGCTAACCCTCCAGAAGCGTTCAGGTTCGTGGCGCACATTTGTGCCCATTGATTCAACCAATTTTGGCAAGCGCTTCAGCGAAGACGCTTTTGGTCGTCGCCTCGATCCCTCTCCTCGGGTGATTGTTTTGCATGAAACGGTGTATTCAGTGAGTTCTGCTGTGAACACCTTTCAAACGCCGCACCCCAGAGATGAAGACCAAGTGAGTTACCACACCCTCATTAGTCGGGATGGTCGTGTCCTCGACCTGGTAGACCCACTCATGCGGGCCTATGGAGCCGGCTATTCAGCCTTCCTTGGGGAATGGGCCATTACGAATAAAAGGCTTAAGGGATCGGTCAATAATTTCGCTCTTCACCTGAGTCTTGAAACGCCATCCAGTGGTGCGCACGGTGGTTCTGGCCACAGTGGCTATTCGTCTCAGCAATACGACGCCTTGGCCCTGGTGTTATCCGGATGGATGAAAGCATTCAATCTCTCCCCAACCTCAGTCACCACTCATCGTCATGTGGATATTGGCGGTGAACGAGCCGATCCGCGTAGTTTCGATTGGTCAGCCTTGCAGGGGCGACTTGCTGCTTTGGGAGATCTTTGTGTCCCTTGA
- a CDS encoding cysteine desulfurase family protein, which produces MVEAEIYLDAAATTPPRQDVIEAVVCAQQEAWGNPSSLHNTGVKAAELLERCRWKLAQRFAVAPDQLIFTSGATESVHLAILGSAASHAPGRIVVSGVEHPAVFAAADQLKNKGWSVVFWPVDAMGLIRLEFMEELLDEPTRMVSLIAAQSEVGALQPTALVGRACRDRGITFHSDATQLIPQGCPEFNRFHSDLISLSAHKFQGPRGIGLLIRDSSHPLVPVQGGGGQEFGLRSGTEALALIAGMAQALSVLPAYHLSGDTIPPGSGPDVRRQRDVLLEALLEIPGLSLLGPNVDQRSPNHIAVLVGSAEGQPIPARAMVRELARRGVACSSGSACRSGQRQDSSVLTAMNIPEPWRQSGLRFTLGPWLDDKTLMQVPDHVVAAQRALS; this is translated from the coding sequence GTGGTGGAAGCTGAGATTTATTTGGATGCGGCAGCGACCACTCCGCCTCGGCAGGACGTCATTGAGGCCGTTGTTTGTGCGCAGCAAGAGGCCTGGGGGAACCCCAGCAGCTTGCACAACACAGGTGTGAAAGCTGCTGAGTTGCTGGAGCGGTGTCGCTGGAAGCTCGCGCAGCGATTTGCCGTGGCGCCCGATCAGTTGATCTTTACCTCAGGTGCCACAGAGTCGGTTCATCTCGCCATTCTCGGTTCAGCGGCGAGCCATGCCCCCGGTCGCATCGTGGTGTCTGGGGTGGAACATCCGGCTGTTTTTGCCGCTGCAGATCAATTGAAAAACAAGGGTTGGAGTGTTGTGTTCTGGCCCGTTGATGCGATGGGTCTGATTCGGTTGGAGTTTATGGAGGAGCTTTTGGATGAACCAACTCGCATGGTCTCGCTGATTGCTGCCCAGAGCGAGGTCGGTGCACTTCAGCCCACTGCCCTGGTCGGGCGGGCCTGTCGCGACCGGGGCATCACATTTCACAGCGACGCCACCCAACTCATTCCTCAGGGTTGTCCTGAATTCAATCGTTTTCATTCCGACTTGATCAGCCTGTCGGCCCATAAGTTCCAAGGCCCTCGTGGGATTGGCCTCCTAATCCGAGATTCGAGCCATCCGTTAGTGCCGGTTCAAGGGGGTGGTGGTCAGGAGTTTGGCTTGCGCTCGGGAACGGAAGCCTTAGCTCTGATTGCTGGTATGGCTCAAGCCCTATCCGTACTTCCTGCGTATCACCTGAGTGGCGACACGATTCCACCAGGTTCCGGGCCTGACGTTCGACGTCAACGGGATGTTCTGCTCGAAGCGCTTTTGGAGATTCCGGGGTTGTCATTGTTGGGCCCCAACGTCGATCAGCGATCGCCAAATCACATCGCTGTTCTTGTCGGGTCTGCAGAAGGTCAGCCCATTCCTGCTCGGGCGATGGTTCGAGAGTTGGCCCGTCGAGGTGTGGCTTGTAGTAGTGGAAGTGCTTGTCGTTCAGGACAGCGGCAAGACAGTTCTGTTCTCACCGCAATGAATATCCCTGAACCGTGGCGACAGTCGGGTTTGCGCTTCACCCTTGGTCCTTGGTTGGATGACAAGACTTTGATGCAAGTCCCTGACCATGTTGTTGCCGCTCAGCGAGCCCTCTCCTGA
- the dapF gene encoding diaminopimelate epimerase — protein MLQFSKYQGLGNDFLILEGRQDQLDVAISDPDPNWVRRICDRRFGVGGDGVILALPPQADGDLRMRIFNADGTEAEMCGNGIRCLARYLADTDGEAPGCRWAIETPAGMIRPELMTNGQLRVDMGAPFLEATSIPTTLEPLGGLPRGSLEIDGVPLNVASVGMGNPHVVVPVDDLSLIPFEQWGAALEVHPVFPAKTNVHFLKVHSRHRLEIRVWERGAGPTLACGTGACATLVAAVLLDLADEQAEVMLPGGPLLISWPGRRGSVLMTGPAEAVFDGVITPELVPAPSPSESMVQPEAITPVETTSPPSPEDEAAALAKVQAFLNDTSLDSMLNLASDSLEQRTRSRFERGGS, from the coding sequence ATGCTGCAGTTCAGCAAATATCAGGGTCTTGGCAACGACTTCCTGATTCTTGAGGGGCGTCAGGATCAGCTGGATGTTGCTATTTCAGACCCAGATCCCAACTGGGTTCGGCGAATTTGTGATCGCAGGTTTGGTGTCGGGGGTGACGGTGTGATTTTGGCTCTCCCACCCCAGGCCGATGGCGATCTACGCATGCGGATCTTCAATGCCGATGGCACGGAAGCTGAGATGTGCGGCAATGGCATTCGCTGCCTTGCCCGTTATCTGGCAGACACCGATGGAGAGGCCCCAGGTTGTCGATGGGCGATTGAGACTCCAGCTGGAATGATTCGCCCCGAGTTAATGACGAATGGGCAGTTGCGGGTGGATATGGGCGCCCCGTTTTTGGAGGCAACGTCGATCCCCACCACCCTGGAGCCTCTGGGAGGGTTGCCGAGAGGGTCGCTCGAGATCGATGGCGTTCCGCTCAATGTTGCATCGGTCGGTATGGGCAACCCCCACGTGGTGGTTCCCGTCGATGACCTAAGCCTGATTCCCTTCGAGCAATGGGGGGCTGCCTTGGAAGTGCATCCCGTTTTCCCTGCCAAGACCAATGTGCATTTCCTCAAGGTCCACTCCCGTCACCGCTTGGAAATACGGGTATGGGAACGGGGTGCTGGCCCAACCCTGGCTTGTGGCACAGGTGCCTGCGCCACGCTCGTAGCAGCTGTGCTTCTCGACCTTGCCGACGAGCAAGCCGAGGTGATGCTGCCTGGAGGCCCTCTTCTTATTTCTTGGCCGGGGCGTCGCGGATCAGTTTTGATGACGGGGCCTGCAGAGGCCGTGTTCGATGGGGTGATCACGCCGGAGTTGGTGCCCGCCCCATCCCCTTCTGAATCAATGGTTCAACCCGAGGCGATCACTCCTGTCGAGACCACATCACCTCCTTCGCCAGAGGATGAAGCGGCAGCCCTGGCAAAGGTGCAAGCGTTTCTCAACGACACCTCGTTGGACTCGATGTTGAACCTCGCCAGCGATTCTTTAGAGCAGCGCACACGCTCGCGCTTTGAACGTGGTGGAAGCTGA
- a CDS encoding glucose-6-phosphate isomerase: MSFPDFSASDAQIQWQRFCDLLWYHDDLGLWLDVSRMHLNASELEALQPAMDRAFTAMHELEAGAIANPDEERQVGHYWLRNPQLAPSDDLRSHIAREVDDIEAFGHAVVQGEIKAPSGVPFTDVLWIGIGGSGLGPALMIRALQNNNQGLPFHFLDNVDPNGMSNVLGGLAGRFKTTLVVTVSKSGGTPEPHIGMEQARLKLEADGGQWAGQAVAITMLNSRLDQQAQQEAWLKRFDMFDWVGGRTSITSAVGLLPGALIGSDIREFLAGAAQMDEATRVADSRRNPAALMAASWYVAGDGKGRRDMVVLPYRDRLEVFSRYLQQLVMESLGKRLDRDGNVVHQGIAVYGNKGSTDQHAYVQQLRDGVDNFFATFIEEIEDSQDIPAIKDERPGDFLDGFLQGTRSALTEGGRQNMTITMRCFDERRLGALVALFERAVGLYGELVNVNAYHQPGVEAGKKAAAAILDLQQRVENVLQDGVPRTVSEIRQVLDDGSDESIFWIMRHLAGNKRQYNAQGDWSNPAGMRFSKD, from the coding sequence GTGAGCTTTCCGGATTTCAGCGCTAGCGACGCTCAGATTCAATGGCAGCGGTTTTGTGATCTCCTTTGGTATCACGACGATCTTGGTTTGTGGCTGGATGTCAGCCGAATGCACCTCAATGCTTCTGAGCTTGAGGCGTTGCAACCAGCGATGGATCGCGCCTTCACCGCCATGCATGAGCTTGAGGCGGGTGCCATTGCGAATCCCGATGAAGAACGGCAAGTCGGCCACTACTGGCTGCGGAATCCCCAACTGGCTCCGTCCGATGACCTTCGAAGCCACATCGCCCGTGAAGTCGATGACATCGAGGCTTTTGGCCATGCTGTTGTTCAGGGTGAGATCAAGGCCCCTAGCGGAGTTCCGTTTACGGATGTGTTGTGGATTGGGATCGGAGGCAGTGGCCTTGGCCCGGCTTTGATGATTCGCGCGCTCCAGAACAACAACCAGGGGCTCCCCTTTCATTTCCTCGACAATGTTGATCCCAACGGGATGAGCAACGTTCTTGGCGGTCTGGCCGGTCGCTTTAAAACCACCTTGGTGGTGACGGTGAGCAAGTCCGGTGGAACACCCGAGCCTCATATCGGCATGGAGCAAGCTCGCTTAAAGCTGGAGGCTGACGGAGGTCAGTGGGCTGGCCAAGCGGTAGCGATCACGATGTTGAACAGCCGGCTTGATCAACAGGCCCAGCAGGAAGCCTGGCTCAAACGCTTCGACATGTTCGATTGGGTGGGTGGTCGCACAAGCATCACAAGTGCCGTGGGATTGCTACCTGGTGCACTCATTGGTTCCGATATCAGAGAATTCTTGGCCGGTGCGGCTCAGATGGATGAAGCCACGCGAGTGGCCGATAGCCGCAGGAATCCTGCCGCTCTGATGGCAGCGTCTTGGTATGTGGCTGGAGATGGGAAAGGTCGTCGCGACATGGTGGTTCTCCCCTATCGCGATCGACTCGAAGTTTTTAGCCGCTATCTCCAACAACTGGTGATGGAGTCTCTTGGTAAGCGCCTTGATCGGGATGGCAATGTTGTGCACCAAGGTATTGCTGTTTATGGCAATAAAGGATCCACTGATCAACATGCTTACGTCCAACAGTTGCGTGATGGAGTTGATAACTTTTTCGCCACATTCATTGAAGAGATTGAAGATAGTCAAGACATTCCCGCCATTAAAGATGAGCGTCCCGGCGACTTCCTTGATGGCTTTTTACAGGGAACACGATCGGCCCTTACAGAAGGTGGACGTCAAAACATGACGATCACCATGCGGTGCTTCGATGAACGTCGCCTAGGGGCTCTTGTGGCTTTATTTGAGCGAGCTGTCGGGCTGTATGGCGAGTTGGTGAATGTCAATGCCTATCACCAGCCTGGCGTCGAGGCTGGAAAGAAGGCAGCAGCCGCCATTCTCGATCTGCAACAACGTGTGGAAAATGTTTTGCAGGATGGTGTGCCTCGCACCGTGTCTGAGATTCGGCAAGTTCTTGACGATGGCAGTGATGAGTCCATCTTTTGGATCATGCGACATCTCGCTGGTAATAAGCGCCAATACAATGCCCAAGGTGACTGGTCGAATCCTGCCGGCATGCGTTTCAGCAAAGACTAG
- a CDS encoding M61 family metallopeptidase, whose amino-acid sequence MSDSVQIRLDLTQPASQTVWVHMEWTPQWNRQILQLPVWTPGSYTVRDHAQHLHSLRLSNGSTVQKVRRLSPSRWLCELTTLEPVTLSYAIESRDLTVRTGLLDPDFASLSLASVAMEIEGFRWMPHHLEVSAPSHWQVHLPLESSVKGWLAPDFDALIDTPLHAGSFAVEPFTVHGHRHELLLIGAPPFGWPESIISDIERVCQATCDLMGTPPPAGDRYQLVLQLLEKGYGGLEHDHSAVLQFNWSALASKKGYRQLLQLVGHEYLHQWNVRRLRPVELRPYNYSQPVICEGLWFAEGITSYYDLFLPLWAGCTDQTMLLEDFGEELSSVLMSPGRSIQSLSMSAEEAWVKLYKATPASRDTQISYYRLGAAVAFCLDVRLRSFGSSLPVLLRHLWSFFGEQRRGFCRDDLHLWLSSVDSGLPAELDHWLDDTNAIPLEHSAGLIGLRLESVQQQTPHHGLSLKLSAGDLVVQRVMKNSPGMRANLVVGDEILAINGFRVRCIEAVADLMRNCSEVQVSFVRRGLMKETLLQPETAIESWRLDFDPQASSNQLALREQWFKTF is encoded by the coding sequence GTGAGCGATTCGGTTCAGATTCGACTCGACCTAACCCAACCAGCCAGCCAAACGGTTTGGGTCCACATGGAGTGGACGCCCCAGTGGAATCGCCAAATTCTTCAGTTACCCGTCTGGACCCCAGGGTCCTACACCGTTCGAGATCACGCTCAACACCTTCACAGTCTTCGGCTGAGCAATGGTTCAACGGTTCAAAAGGTTCGTCGTTTGTCCCCGAGTCGTTGGCTGTGCGAGCTGACAACGCTCGAGCCGGTCACGCTCAGCTACGCGATTGAATCTCGGGACCTCACGGTGCGGACTGGCTTGCTGGACCCGGATTTTGCGTCCCTCAGTCTGGCTTCGGTGGCGATGGAGATCGAGGGCTTCCGTTGGATGCCCCATCACTTGGAGGTGTCAGCTCCTTCCCACTGGCAAGTGCATCTCCCCCTCGAATCGTCAGTCAAGGGTTGGCTTGCCCCGGATTTCGATGCGCTGATCGACACCCCGTTGCATGCCGGTTCATTTGCGGTGGAGCCGTTCACCGTTCATGGACATCGGCATGAACTTCTCCTGATTGGCGCTCCCCCTTTTGGTTGGCCGGAGAGCATCATCTCGGACATCGAGCGCGTTTGCCAGGCCACCTGCGATCTGATGGGGACGCCTCCCCCCGCAGGAGACCGATACCAACTGGTTCTACAACTTCTTGAAAAGGGGTATGGCGGCCTGGAGCATGACCACAGTGCTGTTTTGCAATTCAATTGGTCTGCCCTGGCCAGCAAGAAGGGATACAGGCAGCTGCTTCAGCTGGTCGGCCATGAGTATCTGCACCAGTGGAATGTGCGTCGGCTTCGTCCCGTCGAATTGCGCCCCTACAACTATTCCCAACCGGTGATCTGTGAGGGGTTGTGGTTTGCTGAGGGCATCACGAGCTACTACGACCTCTTTCTTCCGCTGTGGGCTGGATGTACAGACCAGACCATGCTTTTAGAGGACTTTGGTGAGGAGCTGTCCAGTGTCTTGATGTCGCCTGGACGGTCGATTCAATCTCTGTCGATGAGTGCAGAAGAGGCCTGGGTGAAGCTGTACAAGGCCACACCTGCCTCACGCGATACCCAGATCAGCTACTACCGGCTGGGAGCTGCAGTGGCTTTTTGCCTGGACGTCCGCCTCCGCAGTTTTGGGTCCTCCCTTCCAGTGTTGCTTCGCCATCTATGGAGTTTCTTTGGCGAACAACGTCGTGGTTTTTGCAGAGACGATCTACATCTATGGCTCTCATCTGTGGACAGCGGCCTTCCTGCAGAACTGGACCACTGGCTTGACGACACAAATGCGATTCCGCTTGAGCACTCCGCTGGGCTCATTGGTCTGCGCCTGGAGTCTGTCCAACAACAGACCCCCCACCATGGGCTGAGCTTGAAACTTTCAGCAGGTGATCTGGTGGTTCAACGGGTGATGAAGAACAGCCCAGGCATGAGGGCCAACTTGGTTGTTGGGGACGAAATCCTGGCGATCAATGGCTTCCGTGTCCGATGCATCGAAGCCGTTGCTGATCTCATGCGTAACTGTTCTGAAGTTCAGGTGTCTTTTGTGCGGCGGGGGTTGATGAAAGAAACGCTCCTACAGCCCGAAACGGCCATTGAGTCTTGGCGCTTGGACTTCGATCCTCAGGCGTCATCCAATCAATTGGCCTTACGAGAGCAATGGTTCAAAACTTTCTGA